In the Flavobacterium acetivorans genome, one interval contains:
- a CDS encoding BT4734/BF3469 family protein translates to MLNYRLSIFNNAFNTIGNETSLQQELDDIRSGKYKLEINNCRKTLINEKNKELYKKNKSKLKAVSFCGLFENGRKLSNLSSYNSLIVIDIDEIEDIDKVKAKLVKDPYIMALWDSPSFQGLKGLIKVDSTIENHKDFFFSLSIYFLQEYNIELDKSGSDITRLCYVSWDPDIYINYDSVIFDELINVPDKKPNEKKKTVESTKIKSVPKNAFATEGLNNQLDRQLLKKIITFLNSRNLSITNDFSSWVKVAVIIANSFSYDLGENYFLILCRMDGENYNEFKSKELLKYCYANRDLNRSDRLSFASIIYFASQKGFVKK, encoded by the coding sequence ATGCTTAATTATAGACTGTCAATTTTTAACAATGCTTTTAATACAATAGGGAATGAAACCTCACTTCAACAGGAACTTGATGATATAAGGTCTGGCAAGTACAAATTGGAAATAAATAACTGCAGAAAAACACTCATTAATGAAAAAAATAAAGAGCTATATAAAAAAAATAAATCTAAATTAAAAGCTGTCTCTTTTTGTGGATTGTTTGAGAATGGAAGGAAATTATCCAATTTATCTTCCTACAATAGTTTAATTGTTATTGATATAGATGAAATAGAGGATATTGATAAAGTCAAAGCTAAATTAGTTAAGGACCCTTATATTATGGCACTGTGGGATTCTCCATCTTTTCAAGGATTAAAGGGACTTATAAAAGTCGATTCCACAATTGAAAATCATAAAGATTTCTTTTTTTCGTTAAGTATTTATTTTTTGCAAGAATATAACATTGAGTTGGATAAAAGTGGAAGTGATATTACAAGATTATGTTACGTTTCATGGGACCCAGATATATACATCAATTATGATTCAGTAATTTTTGACGAATTAATTAATGTTCCCGACAAAAAACCTAACGAAAAGAAAAAAACAGTCGAGTCAACTAAAATTAAATCTGTACCAAAAAATGCGTTTGCTACTGAGGGACTTAATAACCAACTAGATCGTCAGTTATTAAAGAAAATAATTACTTTTCTCAATAGCAGAAATTTATCTATAACTAATGATTTTTCAAGTTGGGTAAAGGTCGCAGTAATTATCGCTAATAGTTTTAGTTACGATTTAGGAGAAAATTACTTTCTTATACTTTGTAGAATGGACGGTGAAAATTATAATGAATTCAAAAGCAAAGAATTACTTAAATATTGCTATGCTAACAGAGACTTAAATCGTTCTGATCGATTATCTTTTGCTAGTATTATTTACTTTGCATCTCAAAAGGGTTTTGTAAAAAAATAG
- a CDS encoding endonuclease V produces the protein MLLAIDVYYKENEAKVVAVVFNSEDETPQSIVIDQITGIEDYVSGEFYKRELPCIDSILQKVNLNDIEAVIIDGHIYVDDDGTFGLGGYTWESLNKKIPVIGVAKNSFFRNKNTVKKVFRGESKKPLYVSSIGIDLDSATNLIKNMKGDYRIPTILKELDRITKE, from the coding sequence ATGCTATTAGCGATAGATGTCTATTACAAAGAAAATGAAGCTAAAGTTGTAGCTGTTGTGTTTAATAGCGAAGATGAAACTCCACAAAGTATAGTTATTGATCAAATAACAGGTATTGAGGATTATGTGTCTGGTGAGTTTTATAAAAGAGAGTTACCATGCATTGATAGTATTCTTCAAAAAGTTAATTTAAACGATATTGAAGCAGTAATTATCGATGGACACATCTATGTTGATGATGATGGTACTTTTGGCTTAGGAGGTTATACATGGGAAAGTCTAAATAAAAAGATACCTGTTATTGGTGTGGCCAAAAACTCGTTTTTCAGAAATAAAAATACAGTAAAAAAAGTCTTTAGAGGCGAAAGTAAAAAGCCACTCTATGTATCATCAATTGGTATCGATTTAGATAGTGCCACTAATCTAATAAAAAATATGAAAGGCGACTATAGAATTCCCACCATTTTGAAAGAACTCGACAGAATTACAAAAGAGTAA
- a CDS encoding toxin-antitoxin system YwqK family antitoxin produces the protein MMRIDTNDVNITLRDTPTNWGSGVCLYSGDLFTGIMYEYFPTTNQLCSEVELKEGILDGRQVEYWPNGKLKIEYFEKYDTIYGAFKKWDEQGILISHVEYDNNGNLIKKII, from the coding sequence ATGATGAGAATAGACACAAATGACGTTAATATTACATTAAGAGATACTCCAACAAACTGGGGCTCAGGAGTTTGTCTATACAGTGGTGATCTTTTTACAGGAATTATGTATGAATATTTTCCAACCACTAATCAATTATGTTCAGAAGTTGAATTAAAAGAAGGTATTCTTGATGGTCGTCAGGTAGAATATTGGCCTAATGGAAAATTAAAAATAGAGTATTTTGAAAAATATGATACAATTTATGGTGCTTTCAAAAAATGGGATGAACAAGGGATTTTAATTAGCCATGTGGAGTATGATAATAATGGAAATCTTATCAAAAAAATTATTTAA
- the istA gene encoding IS21 family transposase, which produces MANKLLSMIKIRQILLFLERGASQRSIEKEVKISRKTIALYLQKFAQTGVDFKELLKRSDQELERILGLIKPVLVEDTDPRKVHFNNLSGYFSKELNRTGVTRLLLWEEYIKEYPSGFQYSRFCELLQDQEKVNNAVMHFVHTPAKLLEVDFAGDMLHYVDTSTGELIACPVYVAVLPFSGYGYVEALPDAKLPQVVKALNHTIAYFGGVPLTVKSDNMRQWVSKSCKYEPIFTDMLEQWANHNNVALLAARPYKPKDKPSVENNVKITYRRIYAALRNDTFHSLSELNNAIREKLNSHHQLNFQKKVFSRLELFESQEKILLQPLPESSYSIRHYTKAKVQKHYHVLVGEDWHFYSVPYRYIGKEVRISYDQDIVEIYSDGQRIAVHTRNYTSHGYTSTKEHMPERHQAISNQRGWNPEYYLKKAAENGPHTFEFFKKVMDSKLIIDQSYTACLGLLRLMNTYGSIRMEAACKRGSRGNKISYGVIKSILENNMDLLEEEALAEFRIPEHSNLRGPEAYN; this is translated from the coding sequence ATGGCAAATAAACTACTTAGTATGATTAAGATAAGACAGATACTTTTATTCTTAGAACGTGGTGCTTCACAGCGTTCTATAGAAAAAGAAGTCAAAATTTCTAGAAAAACAATCGCACTGTATTTGCAAAAATTTGCGCAAACTGGAGTTGATTTTAAAGAATTATTAAAGCGTTCCGATCAGGAACTTGAGCGGATACTAGGGCTTATAAAGCCTGTTTTAGTGGAGGATACTGATCCCCGGAAAGTTCATTTTAACAATCTGAGTGGGTATTTTAGTAAGGAGCTTAATCGAACCGGTGTAACGCGTCTACTGCTTTGGGAAGAATATATTAAAGAATATCCATCAGGCTTTCAGTATTCCAGATTCTGTGAACTTTTACAGGATCAGGAGAAGGTAAACAATGCCGTGATGCATTTTGTCCATACTCCTGCAAAGCTACTCGAAGTAGACTTTGCGGGTGATATGCTTCACTACGTAGATACTTCAACAGGTGAACTAATAGCATGTCCGGTATATGTTGCAGTACTTCCCTTTAGTGGTTATGGCTATGTAGAGGCTTTACCAGATGCAAAACTACCTCAAGTGGTTAAAGCTTTGAACCATACTATTGCCTACTTTGGAGGGGTTCCCCTGACTGTTAAATCAGACAACATGAGGCAATGGGTGTCTAAAAGTTGTAAATATGAACCCATATTTACTGATATGCTCGAACAATGGGCAAACCACAATAATGTCGCTTTGCTGGCAGCTCGGCCCTATAAACCAAAAGACAAGCCTTCCGTTGAAAATAATGTAAAGATCACTTATAGGCGTATTTATGCCGCTCTGCGTAACGATACTTTTCATAGCCTTTCCGAACTTAACAATGCCATTAGAGAGAAACTCAATAGTCATCATCAGTTGAACTTTCAGAAGAAAGTATTCAGTAGGCTGGAGTTGTTTGAAAGCCAAGAGAAAATACTATTACAGCCTTTGCCGGAATCCTCATACAGTATCAGACATTACACCAAGGCAAAGGTGCAAAAGCACTACCATGTACTTGTGGGCGAAGACTGGCACTTTTACTCTGTTCCATACCGCTACATTGGAAAGGAGGTACGTATTTCTTATGATCAAGACATCGTAGAGATCTATTCTGATGGACAAAGAATTGCTGTACATACTAGGAATTATACCAGCCATGGCTATACCAGTACCAAGGAACATATGCCCGAAAGACACCAGGCCATTAGTAATCAACGTGGATGGAACCCTGAATACTATCTCAAAAAAGCAGCAGAAAATGGACCGCATACTTTTGAATTCTTCAAAAAAGTAATGGACAGTAAGCTGATAATCGACCAGTCCTATACCGCTTGTCTGGGGTTGCTGCGATTAATGAATACTTATGGCAGTATACGAATGGAAGCTGCCTGTAAACGGGGTTCAAGGGGTAACAAGATCAGCTATGGGGTCATTAAAAGTATCCTGGAAAACAATATGGATTTACTCGAAGAAGAGGCTCTTGCTGAATTCCGTATCCCCGAACACAGTAACCTCAGAGGTCCTGAAGCCTATAATTAG
- the istB gene encoding IS21-like element helper ATPase IstB, with amino-acid sequence MNTQNTLEQLKGLKLTGMAKRYEAALSLPVHEIEDVHSLIAMITQAEVEYREYSRTQKYLKASKLRYHALPEDIICNAERGITREQVLRLSDGMFIEKGENVLITGATGCGKSFMACALGRSACLLGYRTQYFSMNKFMDAVTQARLDGSYLKWIRGISANKLLILDDFGLKALNNDARIALLDILEDRYGLGSTMITSQLPVDTWYNFIEEPTLADAIMDRLSASAHRIALTGKSLRTKKNH; translated from the coding sequence ATGAACACACAAAACACATTAGAACAGCTTAAAGGTCTTAAATTGACGGGCATGGCTAAAAGGTATGAAGCCGCATTATCACTTCCTGTGCATGAAATAGAAGATGTCCATTCTTTGATTGCTATGATTACTCAGGCAGAAGTAGAATACAGAGAGTATTCCAGAACACAAAAATATCTAAAGGCTAGTAAACTGCGTTATCATGCATTGCCGGAAGATATAATCTGTAATGCAGAAAGAGGCATTACAAGAGAACAAGTCTTAAGGCTTTCTGATGGTATGTTTATTGAAAAAGGCGAAAATGTCCTGATCACCGGTGCCACTGGTTGTGGCAAATCTTTTATGGCCTGTGCCTTAGGGCGCAGTGCTTGTTTGCTTGGTTACCGTACCCAGTACTTTAGCATGAACAAGTTCATGGATGCCGTGACCCAAGCTAGGCTTGACGGTTCATATCTGAAATGGATCAGGGGCATCTCTGCAAACAAGTTGCTGATCCTGGATGACTTTGGATTGAAAGCCTTAAATAATGATGCAAGGATTGCCTTGTTGGATATACTCGAAGATAGATATGGTTTAGGATCAACTATGATTACTTCACAGTTGCCAGTGGATACTTGGTACAACTTCATTGAGGAACCAACTCTGGCCGACGCGATAATGGACAGATTGTCAGCTTCAGCACACAGAATAGCATTAACGGGTAAATCTTTGAGGACTAAAAAAAATCATTAA
- a CDS encoding AAA family ATPase: MESKRISRHIDRLILDPNNYRFIDRQDYKVVTDEEAADQRVQQRTLNFILGKNQVNVQDLISSFKSNGFMDIDQIQVKAIGDKHLVLEGNRRTATLKFLYDEFKSGNDVGKLTEIDFKSINLVEISDENPVQHLITMGLHHISGKKRWSAVNEAQLVNDLIRSHGLSEDEVCDKLGITKHKLRRSRRTLSFIEQYKKSDFGDQFEPNMFTIFETIVGTSSLKSWIGWDDYNYIATNKENLERFFTWISTDEEIEIDEDGNERSKTIDPIITQYRQVKEISEFINDSNAVKKMEESRSITEGYTYSDAISENRLKNALQNIGSEIQVAFNFSEHLSPDEYLEIEKLKSKLDRLIPSTQSNLVLSGKSASLYFPSIRKQFSETFIHQYRKLKKIDVKNLSQVNIFVGGNNMGKTSILEAFYLSSQLNDLNAFVQLEKYRGKYIGELNSNWVSKNFNTFIEIESKFNKSDSVIYISSEKTEEDIDKSGYLSTISVQAKVDKETFESNLHLYANKDADLRFIKSSILCPATFTSPYRYNSELLKKAHAFAVENRYFDEIISFIKENLDPHIEKIELINVDNESRFVVTSSALTDVLDITKYGEGLQRIFEITLFMVYSKDGIICIDEIDSAIHKKLLIKFTDFIQRLAAKYNVQVFLTTHSKECIDAFVENKYPDDELMAYALELDAEGNLECNFLSGNKLKQLVESINIDIR; encoded by the coding sequence ATGGAATCAAAAAGAATCTCTAGACATATAGACCGTTTAATCTTAGATCCTAATAATTATAGATTCATTGATCGTCAAGACTATAAAGTAGTTACTGATGAAGAAGCTGCGGATCAACGAGTACAACAACGCACTTTGAACTTTATTTTAGGTAAGAATCAAGTTAACGTTCAAGATCTTATAAGTAGTTTTAAATCAAATGGTTTTATGGATATTGATCAAATCCAAGTTAAAGCTATTGGTGACAAACATTTAGTATTAGAAGGTAATCGACGAACAGCAACATTAAAATTTTTATATGATGAATTTAAAAGTGGGAATGATGTTGGTAAATTAACTGAAATTGATTTTAAAAGTATCAATTTAGTCGAAATCTCCGATGAAAACCCAGTACAGCATTTAATTACAATGGGGCTTCACCATATTAGCGGTAAAAAAAGATGGTCAGCTGTTAATGAAGCTCAATTAGTCAATGATTTAATAAGAAGTCATGGGCTATCGGAAGATGAAGTTTGCGATAAGTTAGGAATTACGAAACACAAATTAAGGAGAAGCAGAAGAACTTTATCATTTATTGAGCAATACAAAAAAAGTGATTTTGGAGATCAATTTGAACCGAACATGTTTACAATTTTTGAGACAATTGTAGGTACATCTTCTTTGAAATCCTGGATAGGATGGGATGATTATAATTACATTGCCACGAATAAGGAGAATCTTGAAAGATTTTTTACTTGGATTTCTACAGATGAAGAAATTGAAATTGATGAAGATGGTAATGAAAGATCTAAAACAATTGATCCAATCATAACTCAGTACCGTCAAGTTAAAGAAATTTCAGAATTTATAAATGATTCGAATGCTGTAAAAAAAATGGAAGAAAGTCGGAGTATTACTGAAGGGTATACTTACAGTGATGCTATAAGTGAAAATAGATTAAAAAATGCTCTTCAAAATATAGGTAGTGAAATCCAAGTAGCGTTTAATTTTAGTGAACATTTAAGTCCTGACGAATATCTAGAAATAGAAAAGCTCAAATCAAAACTTGATCGTTTAATTCCAAGCACACAATCTAACTTAGTGCTTAGTGGTAAATCTGCATCTTTATATTTTCCAAGCATTAGAAAACAATTTAGCGAAACATTTATTCATCAATATAGAAAGTTAAAAAAAATTGATGTTAAAAATTTAAGTCAAGTAAACATATTTGTAGGTGGTAATAACATGGGGAAAACTTCGATTTTAGAAGCTTTTTACCTTTCTAGTCAGTTAAATGATCTAAATGCGTTTGTGCAATTAGAAAAATATCGCGGGAAATATATTGGCGAACTAAACTCAAATTGGGTGAGTAAGAACTTTAATACTTTTATTGAAATAGAAAGTAAATTTAATAAATCTGACTCTGTAATATATATATCCTCTGAAAAAACAGAAGAAGATATTGACAAATCTGGGTATTTGTCCACAATATCTGTTCAAGCAAAAGTTGATAAGGAAACTTTTGAAAGTAATTTGCATTTATATGCAAATAAAGATGCGGATTTAAGATTTATTAAATCTTCAATTTTATGTCCCGCAACTTTTACAAGTCCATATAGATATAATAGTGAATTATTAAAAAAGGCACATGCTTTTGCAGTTGAAAATAGATATTTTGATGAAATAATTAGCTTTATTAAAGAAAATTTAGATCCTCATATTGAGAAGATAGAGTTAATCAACGTAGATAATGAAAGTCGATTTGTTGTAACTTCTAGTGCATTAACTGATGTTTTAGATATTACTAAATATGGGGAAGGTCTTCAACGTATATTTGAAATAACATTATTCATGGTCTATAGTAAAGATGGAATAATTTGTATTGACGAAATTGATAGTGCAATTCACAAAAAGTTATTGATAAAATTTACAGATTTTATTCAGCGTTTAGCAGCTAAATACAATGTTCAGGTATTTTTGACTACACATAGTAAAGAATGTATTGATGCTTTCGTCGAAAATAAATATCCTGATGATGAATTAATGGCATATGCACTAGAGCTTGACGCGGAGGGAAATTTGGAATGTAATTTTTTAAGTGGAAATAAATTAAAGCAATTAGTTGAATCTATAAATATTGACATAAGATAA
- a CDS encoding reverse transcriptase domain-containing protein, producing the protein MISLPECFSEENIVKLLANYRAKHSHRRHKLHMMRDISLHYSTKKIQISKSNIEFEKLQSVFPKRRKWLKLNEQERKKYDNSIKRVAERLYKCYAFYKKKKIPLEHCEEWYQNLISLVNDIRQKIENLESYEMESPKIFGILKKLGKVKTEYRPIAIYELQDRVISSLTSRYLTDFFDQYFFDCSFAFRSSKRDVKYNHHKSIEKIIDYRSQKKNIWVSECDIQKFFDTVNHNHIREVFTGHIKSIELLHNKAVDKDAILIFNKFLNSFSFNIDVYPKNNIKEFWKDNKLKENGYFKWIEKDLIKDYGLEYLDNRIGVPQGNAISCFISNLLLHNIDSKVREVCSDIFYVRFCDDMILMHEDKIKCQQGLDVYKAELKKNFLLYHEPTYCGDYLIKENWKKFWRESKSKEPYLWANPKEEHNAFPWLSFVGYQIKYDQDVRLRRDAIRKEKRKQVMQVENVLKAIAIKEGNLNNTSRKSSNQLIFSLQTRLSSMSVGRIKLHNYKSAEQGLCWTNGFEMVKGKNNKSISKQLKQLDSFREKQIWRLRKELKSLSKKSENPDLHEKDMFFGSPYSYHNYLNNHKKF; encoded by the coding sequence ATGATTTCACTTCCAGAATGTTTTTCAGAAGAAAATATAGTAAAATTACTCGCTAATTATAGAGCGAAACACTCCCATAGAAGACATAAACTTCATATGATGAGAGATATAAGTTTACACTACAGTACAAAAAAAATCCAAATTAGTAAATCAAATATAGAATTTGAAAAATTACAAAGTGTTTTTCCTAAAAGAAGAAAATGGTTAAAACTAAATGAGCAAGAAAGGAAAAAGTATGATAACAGCATAAAGCGAGTTGCCGAAAGATTATATAAATGTTATGCCTTTTACAAGAAAAAAAAAATTCCTTTAGAACATTGTGAAGAATGGTATCAAAATTTAATCTCTTTAGTTAATGATATTAGACAAAAAATTGAGAATCTAGAATCATATGAAATGGAAAGTCCAAAAATTTTCGGCATTCTTAAAAAACTAGGAAAAGTTAAGACCGAATATAGGCCAATCGCAATTTACGAACTACAAGACAGAGTGATAAGTTCTTTAACTTCAAGATATCTGACTGATTTTTTTGATCAGTATTTTTTCGATTGCTCATTTGCCTTTAGATCGTCAAAGAGAGATGTCAAATATAACCATCATAAGTCTATCGAAAAAATCATTGATTATAGAAGTCAGAAGAAAAACATCTGGGTCTCGGAATGCGACATTCAAAAATTTTTCGATACAGTTAATCATAATCACATAAGGGAAGTTTTTACAGGTCACATAAAATCAATTGAGCTATTACATAACAAGGCTGTCGATAAGGATGCAATTTTAATCTTTAATAAATTTTTAAATTCTTTTTCATTTAACATAGATGTCTATCCGAAGAATAACATAAAAGAGTTTTGGAAAGATAATAAATTAAAAGAGAACGGGTATTTCAAATGGATTGAAAAAGATCTAATAAAGGACTATGGACTTGAATATCTTGATAATAGAATCGGTGTGCCTCAAGGAAATGCCATTTCATGTTTTATATCTAATCTTCTACTGCATAATATTGATTCAAAGGTTAGAGAGGTTTGCAGCGATATTTTCTATGTTCGCTTTTGTGACGACATGATTTTAATGCATGAGGACAAAATTAAATGTCAACAAGGTTTGGATGTGTACAAAGCCGAACTCAAAAAAAATTTTTTGTTGTACCATGAACCAACCTATTGTGGAGATTATCTTATAAAAGAAAATTGGAAAAAATTTTGGAGGGAAAGTAAATCAAAGGAACCATATCTATGGGCAAATCCAAAAGAAGAACATAATGCTTTTCCTTGGCTATCTTTTGTTGGATATCAAATCAAGTATGATCAGGATGTAAGATTAAGAAGAGATGCCATTAGAAAAGAAAAAAGAAAACAGGTTATGCAAGTGGAAAATGTTTTGAAAGCCATTGCTATCAAAGAAGGGAATTTAAATAATACTTCAAGGAAATCAAGTAATCAGCTTATTTTTAGTCTGCAAACAAGATTAAGTTCAATGTCGGTTGGAAGAATAAAATTGCATAACTATAAATCGGCAGAACAGGGTTTGTGTTGGACAAATGGTTTTGAGATGGTCAAAGGGAAAAATAACAAAAGTATTTCTAAACAACTTAAACAGTTAGATTCCTTTAGAGAAAAACAAATTTGGCGATTGAGAAAGGAATTAAAATCTTTAAGTAAAAAGAGTGAAAATCCTGATTTACACGAAAAAGATATGTTTTTCGGCTCTCCTTATAGTTATCATAATTACTTAAATAATCATAAAAAATTTTAA
- a CDS encoding DUF3226 domain-containing protein, with protein sequence MDKNIILALCEGPHDVAFLNKILKTDGFKSNDSVKLGDFPSPMNHMLAREASKSEVKDLNIQEIRQTLLPTNSLKRDETYLFLYSLGGDGKKASRKSLLEKVKSYIPAKGEIKQGRFTEDTTIKIVYFFDADNNGVARRLLEVKNEIKEILTSLNKDSFTENGSYEECEGLKTGCYIFTGVDNNLGKLENILLPLMTVGNEQIFSNANSFLDENHDENRLFPFKIKIGTSGIFEERSAKTSEKYKFDKSKSLIGTVGQLQQSGGANTVCIGFTDYLTLEKISTNPKCKEIIDFINNA encoded by the coding sequence ATGGATAAAAATATAATTTTAGCGCTTTGTGAAGGCCCGCATGATGTTGCGTTTTTGAACAAAATATTAAAAACTGACGGTTTTAAAAGTAATGATAGTGTAAAATTAGGTGATTTTCCTTCACCAATGAATCATATGTTAGCTAGAGAAGCTTCCAAATCAGAAGTAAAAGATCTAAACATACAGGAAATTAGGCAAACTCTATTACCCACCAATTCCTTGAAACGTGACGAAACATATCTGTTTTTGTATTCATTAGGCGGTGATGGAAAAAAAGCTTCTAGAAAGTCTTTATTAGAGAAAGTAAAGTCATACATTCCAGCAAAAGGTGAAATAAAGCAAGGGCGTTTTACAGAAGACACTACGATAAAAATTGTTTATTTTTTTGATGCAGATAATAATGGTGTTGCAAGAAGATTATTAGAGGTCAAAAATGAGATAAAAGAAATATTGACTTCTTTAAATAAAGATTCTTTTACTGAAAATGGCAGCTATGAAGAATGTGAAGGATTAAAAACTGGTTGTTATATTTTTACTGGAGTTGATAATAATTTAGGTAAATTGGAAAACATACTATTACCATTGATGACAGTAGGAAATGAGCAAATATTTTCAAATGCTAATAGTTTTCTTGATGAAAATCATGACGAAAATAGATTGTTTCCGTTTAAAATTAAAATTGGAACTTCAGGTATATTTGAAGAAAGGAGTGCAAAGACCAGTGAGAAATATAAATTTGATAAAAGTAAATCATTAATTGGTACTGTAGGCCAATTACAACAGTCTGGTGGAGCAAATACTGTTTGTATTGGATTTACAGATTATCTTACGCTAGAAAAAATTTCTACCAATCCTAAATGTAAAGAAATCATAGATTTCATTAACAATGCTTGA
- a CDS encoding helix-turn-helix domain-containing protein, with amino-acid sequence MKLNSLKKVFDDQKIKNRVIAKYLGKSESTISLWRNNKRQPTLEELYQIAKLLRVNIHTLIVPTNWKYETSETYEDFTKKLKQMK; translated from the coding sequence ATGAAATTAAATAGTTTAAAAAAAGTCTTTGACGATCAAAAAATTAAAAATCGCGTGATCGCAAAATATCTTGGAAAGTCAGAATCTACCATATCCCTATGGCGTAATAATAAAAGACAACCAACCCTCGAGGAGCTATATCAAATAGCTAAACTTTTACGTGTAAACATACACACTTTGATAGTTCCTACTAATTGGAAATACGAAACATCAGAAACTTATGAGGACTTTACTAAGAAGCTGAAACAGATGAAATAA